The nucleotide sequence AACAATACGGACTTGGGGCAGGATATGACTATGCCCGACTATAATTTATTCAGATTTTTACCCGAATGCAAAGTTAAAATCCATAATTTTAACTTTGCATTCGCAGTGCACCCATCAAGGATTAGAATCAACTGGAACTACTTCATGACGGATTTTATACAAAGCTGTTAGTGACTATATAAAACGGGCTTTGGCCGAAGCTGGTGCCGACATTATCGTCGTTTCAGCCAATCTAAAAGTGGAAAATAGGAGTAGTACAGGAGGTCACAGCCATGGAACGGGCTTTCCGGGCATACTAGTGCGATTTTAAAAATTGAACCTCCCTATACGCATTCCTGGACAAGGTAAAGGGGTACTTTCCGGTGATTGATATACTGGTAAACAATACAGGTACCATCACGAGCACCCCGACGAATAGTGTAATACGGTGCTTGAAATGAACCTAACGAGACCTTTTATATTGACTCGTCAGCTACCTGATTCATGCTTTTAATCAGATGCCCAATCCGTTTGCTGAGTAACATGACTTTACCCCTTTCTTCACTGGCCAAAAAGCTTCTTAGAAGTTGCAAGGCTTTTGGACAGTAATCGACAAAGATCGCAATCCATTGATCGGTAATCGCCGCCATAACTGCTAATGGCTCAGGCCAGCTTGTACCACAACTACTCATATCGCAAATGCTTCACCGACTCTCCGGATTCGGCCAGTTCGGTGAGGGCGTCGATTCCGATTTCCAGATGCTTCTGTACGAAGAGGGACGTTACTTTTTTATCGCTTTCTTCGGTTTTTACGCCTTCGGGGATCATGGGATTATCAGACACCAGCAACAAGGCGCCGTGGGGAATGGAATTGGCAAACCCTACGATGAAAATTGTGGCGGTTTCCATGTCGATCGCCATCGCGCGGATTTCCCGCAGGTACTCCTTAAAAACCTCGTCGTGCTCCCAGATCCGGCGATTGGTCGTATAAACAGTACCTGTCCAGTAGTCCATTTCGTGCCGAGCAATGCTGGATGACACCGTCCGTTGAAGACGGAATGAGGGTAGGGCTGGGATTTCGGTCGGCATGTAATCGTTGCTGGTACCTTCGCCCCGGATGGCCGCAATGGGCAAAACTAAATCCCCGATCTGGGTTTTCTTGAGGCCGCCGCATTTTCCCAGAAAAAGCACGGCCTTGGGCTCAACGGCCGAAAGAAGATCCATCACGGTGGCCGCCATCGCACTGCCCATGCCAAAATTGATGATTGTGATATTATTGGCTGTGGCTGTCTGCATGGCACGTCCCACACCCTTAATTTCTACCCCGAATTTTTCACCAAACATCGTTACATAGTTGATGAAATTGGTCAGCAGAATATACTCACCGAATTCTTCCACGGGGGTACCTGTGTAGCGTGGCAGCCAATTATGAACAATTTCTTCTTTAGTGTTCATGCTCGAAAAAAGTTGACAATGGGGGGTAACAGTTGGTAAAGATCACTTTTCCGGTGATCAAAAAGATGCAATAAAATCGATCGTTCTCACTTATATTGGTACGTAAAGTCCCGAAAGCAGGCAAGAATATAAACTATAATTTGTTTACTATCAATCGTCCACTAACTCATTGGAATCGCTGAATCTGCCACCCTTTGCGCACAAAGTTAAAGACCTGAACGGGAAACCGCACATTTACGACCTGATTCGCCGCAAATACATCATGCTCACACCCGAAGAATGGGTTCGGCAGCATTTCATTCATTTGCTCATCGACCACTACCAATATCCGAAATCACTTTTTGCAGTAGAGACGGGTCTTTTTTATAACAAGCTAGCCAAACGCTCGGATATTATGGTGCTGGGAACGGATGGAAAACCGCACCTGCTGGTGGAGTGCAAGTCGCCGGATGTTAAGATATCCCAGGGTACCTTCGCCCAGATCGCCCGCTACAATTTCACTCTCCGGCCCCTTTATCTGGCACTGACCAACGGCCTGACCCACTATTGTTTCAAAATCAAGGATGGACAGATTTCGTATCTGGATGATTTCCCGGTTTTCGTTAGATGAAAAAAGCCCGCTCAAAATTTGAGTGGGCTTTCTAAAAATTTCAACCTTTAACTTAGTCAAAAGCCGTATATCCAAACTTATTTCTTCGCAACCAGATCCATTTCGATCGTAAAATCGTCGTACACCATTTTATCACCCAGGGTAGCTGCATCGAAAAATGATTTAGAGCGGAATTTCATATCGTACTTGGAACGATCCACCACCAGGGTACCTTTCACCATTGCCCCGTCTTTGGTAGGAGTAACGGTAACCGGAAAAGATACAGGTTTGGTAATGCCCTTGATGGTCAGATTACCCGCTACATCCACCGTACCGTTGCCTTTTGGCGTGGCGCTCGTAACGATGAAACTAGCCGTGGGGTGCTTCTCTACGGCAAAGAAATCGTCCGATTTCAGGTGCCCTGTCAGTTTGCCGTTGAATTCCTTATCCGTCACATCCTGTACCACGATGGTATTCATGTCAGCCACAAACGAGCCACCGGTGAGTTTGGTGCCATCGAGGGTGAAGGTACCCTCTTTCAAGTCAATCGTACCGTAATGCTCACCGGTAACTTTCTTGCCGTTCCACTTCAATTCACTCTTGGAAGTGTCTATCTTGTAGGTCGTGGCTTTGGTGGGCTTTTCGATGAGCGTCGCGCTCGACAACATTACTACTGCGGCCACCAGACCAGCCATCTGTTTCCATTGCTTCATTACTTCTGCTAAATGGTTAGTGATAAAAATAGAATTGAAAAAGTGTGTGTATAGTTTGTTGTTTTTATTCTGACATTCTGAGTTTGTCGAGCAGCTCGCTAAGATGTACGGCCTCTTCGGCCGTAATCGAGTGCAGGTTTTTTTCCCACTCCGCAATCAGGGGATCCATTTCTTTCAGTAAATCGAGTCCTTTTTCGGTGATGAGCACATCCACAGCGCGGCGGTCGCTAGGACACACCCGGCGAACCAGAAATTCCTTTAGAAGCAGTTTGTCAACCAGCCGCGAAGTATTAGAAGTTTTGTCCAGCATCCGCTCCGCAATGGCATTCACTTTCATAGGCTCGGGATGGTGCCCGCGCAGAATCCTCAATACGTTGTATTGCTGAGGAGTGAGGTCGTAGCTGCGCATCATTTCCAGTTGCTGATGCATCATCCAGTTACCCGTATAAATCAGGTTGATCCCCAGCCGTTGGTAGGGATTTTTGAATTTATTTTGCTTAATATCGTTTTCGATGGACATGTCTTTAATTTGCAGGGGACAAAATTAGAGTATTTACAATTAATGTACAAACATCAAATAAGAATATTTTTTTTCTTTGCGTCTGAATGGATCATGTAATCTTTTCATTACCACTCCACTCCGGAAAGGATGGAACTATAAAACTGAAATTTGCCAGCATCAAATGATTACTCTCCTTACCCGCCCGCTCGTACTGGCTTCCAACTCACCCCGACGCCGTCAGCTTTTGCAGGAATGCGGGTTTGAGTTCACGACTGAGGTACGGCCCACGCGCGAAGAATTTCCTGCTTCCATGCCCGCCCAGCAGGTACCTGTCTATTTGGCCCAACAGAAGGCCGAATGCTTCCGGCACGATCATGACAACCGCCTGATCCTCTGCGCCGATACCATTGTGGTGCAAGATAACGTGATTCTCAATAAACCCAAACATACGCAGGAAGCCACCTCCATGCTTAGCCTGCTCTCCGGCGCCACCCATCGGGTTATTACAGGCGTTTGTCTGCTCGATGGCGATCGGTACACCACCGCTACTGATGTGGCAATGGTCACGTTCAGGCGGTTACAGGACCGGGAAATTGAACGGTACATCGAACAGTGTCGTCCTTATGACAAGGCGGGTGGCTACGGGATTCAGGAGTGGATTGGCATGGTAGGGATCGAACGCATCGAGGGTTCCTATTACACCATCATGGGCCTACCTACCCACTTGGTTTATGACTTATTGAAACCTTATTTTGCGGAATAATACCGAAGTCGTTTACGGCTCGTCAAGCGTTCAATTTTCCACTTACAATTAATTTCCCTTGTCCACACTTCCCAAGGTTTGTTACGAAATTTTCGTCCGCTCGTTCTGTGACTCCAACGGCGACGGCATCGGCGATCTGAACGGCATTGCTTCCAAACTTGACTACCTGCATGATCTGGGTGTGGAGGCCCTGTGGCTTACGCCCATTCACCCATCCTCGACCTACCACAAATACGACGTACAGGATTATACTGCCATCGACCCCGAGTATGGCTCCCTCGACGATTTCCGGCGCTTGCTGGCTGGGGTACATCAGCGCGGCATGAAACTGTACATGGACCTGGTGGTCAACCATACGAGCGTTCACCATCCGTGGTTCGAGCAGGCGCGGCTCGACGCCAATAGCCCCTACCGCAACTACTACTGGTGGATGACGCAGGACCGGATCGACGCCCTGGGCGTGGCCCAGCGCGAGCAAACCGCCGACGCCCACGAGATAAATCCCTGGCATGCCAACCCCGGCGATCCGGAAAGGTACTACGCCATGTTCTGGAAGGGTATGCCCGACCTGAACTACGACTCCGAGGGCCTGCGGGAAGATGTCTACGGAATTGTGCGTTACTGGCTTACGGAAGTGGGGGTAGACGGTTTCCGGCTCGACGCGGCGCGCCATATCTACCCCCCGTGGCTGCGGGAAAAAAATATTGAATTTTGGGAAGAATTTGGTCAGGTGGTACGCCAGGCCAACCCGGATGCCTACACCGTGGGCGAAGTATGGGCCAAAGCAGAAGAGGTAGCCCCGTACTTCAAAGGCCTCAAAGCCAATTTTCACTTTGACCTGAGCTTCGCCATCCAGCGGATCATCGCCACGGGAAAAGATGCCGGACTGGTCGAGGCGCTGATGCGCGACTACCGGCTGTTTGGCACGCACAATCCCGACTTCGTCGACGCCACCATGCTCACCAACCACGATCAGGTACGTATCGGTAGTGTGGCAGACGGCAATCTCGACAAGATGAAACTGGCGGCGGCTATGCTACTTACTCTCCCCGGCCAGCCGTACATCTATTATGGCGAAGAAATCGGCATGCTGGGCCGTAAGCCCGACGAGCGCATCCGCGAGCCCTTCCTGTGGACTGACCGCCGCGACGACCCCGATCGTCCGCGCTGGATCAAGCCCCTCTACTCGCGCCGGGCGGCGGTGCGGGCTGTATCTTTGCAGGTACCTGACCCCGATTCGCTCTTGAATCACTACAAGCGGTTGATTGCGTTACGAAAACAGCATCCGGCTTTGGCCCAAATTGTTCGCCCAAATTTGCGTCCGGCCCTAGGTTATGACCGTAAAATTATTGCCTACTACCGTACGCATCCGACAGAACCTGTGCTGGTGATTCACAATATTTCAGGTCGTACCAAGCTGATAAAATTCGGGGAAGAAGAATCCTCTTTCAACAGGATTCTTTTCCAGACCCAGGGTACCCCCACGCTTAGCGGCTCACGTCTTCGGCTGACTGCTTACAGTAGTATTGTTTTGGGAAAGTAAAATGTGGTACGGGCATCCTGCCCGTCTGACCAAGGCGTGGCCAAAGTACAGCGACACACATTGCCATGATGCAAGATGTACAGTATGCAGAGATAGGGGAAATTTAAAAGAGCCATACCTCAGCTTTTGACAAAATTTCCGGGATAAACCATTAATTTGGAGGATCTTTTCCACCGCGTACATGCTCCCTGAAACCCCGATGGAAACTTGCCCCAACTGTTCTGTTCCTCTTAACGAAGATTTTCGGTATTGCCCGGCCTGCGGACAAACCACCTATCTGCACCGCTTCAATTTGGGTCACATTGGCCATGAGGCTTTTCATGCCCTCACGCATGCCGACAAGGGTATCCTACATCTGTTGAAGAATCTCACGCTCCGGCCCGGCCTCGTAGCGCGGGAATACATTCTGGAAGGCAAGCGCAAACGCTATTTCAATCCTTTTACGTTTTTGGTGATTGTGTTGGGACTCAGCGTCTTTGTCAATTCGGTTTTCAAGCCTTATGAGCGTAACATCAGCCCCCAATCCCCGCAGACCGAAACCCACGGAACGGCGCCAACGGCGGCCGAGTTGAGAAAAGAACGCTCACGCAATGTCTCACACTTTCTGGACAAACGCGCCAACCTGGTGGCCTTTGCGGCCATTCCACTTTTTGCTTTGGCTTTCTGGCTCTTCTTTCGGCGCTCGGGTGTCAACTACGCCGAACATCTGGTGGCCAACGTGTTTTTTGCGGGGTACTTTCAGCTGTTTGCCACAGTCATCACGTTGGTACTCTCGCTGTTCA is from Salmonirosea aquatica and encodes:
- a CDS encoding AMP nucleosidase, with the protein product MNTKEEIVHNWLPRYTGTPVEEFGEYILLTNFINYVTMFGEKFGVEIKGVGRAMQTATANNITIINFGMGSAMAATVMDLLSAVEPKAVLFLGKCGGLKKTQIGDLVLPIAAIRGEGTSNDYMPTEIPALPSFRLQRTVSSSIARHEMDYWTGTVYTTNRRIWEHDEVFKEYLREIRAMAIDMETATIFIVGFANSIPHGALLLVSDNPMIPEGVKTEESDKKVTSLFVQKHLEIGIDALTELAESGESVKHLRYE
- a CDS encoding type I restriction enzyme HsdR N-terminal domain-containing protein — translated: MESLNLPPFAHKVKDLNGKPHIYDLIRRKYIMLTPEEWVRQHFIHLLIDHYQYPKSLFAVETGLFYNKLAKRSDIMVLGTDGKPHLLVECKSPDVKISQGTFAQIARYNFTLRPLYLALTNGLTHYCFKIKDGQISYLDDFPVFVR
- a CDS encoding YceI family protein, which encodes MKQWKQMAGLVAAVVMLSSATLIEKPTKATTYKIDTSKSELKWNGKKVTGEHYGTIDLKEGTFTLDGTKLTGGSFVADMNTIVVQDVTDKEFNGKLTGHLKSDDFFAVEKHPTASFIVTSATPKGNGTVDVAGNLTIKGITKPVSFPVTVTPTKDGAMVKGTLVVDRSKYDMKFRSKSFFDAATLGDKMVYDDFTIEMDLVAKK
- a CDS encoding MarR family winged helix-turn-helix transcriptional regulator; the protein is MSIENDIKQNKFKNPYQRLGINLIYTGNWMMHQQLEMMRSYDLTPQQYNVLRILRGHHPEPMKVNAIAERMLDKTSNTSRLVDKLLLKEFLVRRVCPSDRRAVDVLITEKGLDLLKEMDPLIAEWEKNLHSITAEEAVHLSELLDKLRMSE
- a CDS encoding Maf family protein, producing MITLLTRPLVLASNSPRRRQLLQECGFEFTTEVRPTREEFPASMPAQQVPVYLAQQKAECFRHDHDNRLILCADTIVVQDNVILNKPKHTQEATSMLSLLSGATHRVITGVCLLDGDRYTTATDVAMVTFRRLQDREIERYIEQCRPYDKAGGYGIQEWIGMVGIERIEGSYYTIMGLPTHLVYDLLKPYFAE
- a CDS encoding alpha-amylase family glycosyl hydrolase; protein product: MSTLPKVCYEIFVRSFCDSNGDGIGDLNGIASKLDYLHDLGVEALWLTPIHPSSTYHKYDVQDYTAIDPEYGSLDDFRRLLAGVHQRGMKLYMDLVVNHTSVHHPWFEQARLDANSPYRNYYWWMTQDRIDALGVAQREQTADAHEINPWHANPGDPERYYAMFWKGMPDLNYDSEGLREDVYGIVRYWLTEVGVDGFRLDAARHIYPPWLREKNIEFWEEFGQVVRQANPDAYTVGEVWAKAEEVAPYFKGLKANFHFDLSFAIQRIIATGKDAGLVEALMRDYRLFGTHNPDFVDATMLTNHDQVRIGSVADGNLDKMKLAAAMLLTLPGQPYIYYGEEIGMLGRKPDERIREPFLWTDRRDDPDRPRWIKPLYSRRAAVRAVSLQVPDPDSLLNHYKRLIALRKQHPALAQIVRPNLRPALGYDRKIIAYYRTHPTEPVLVIHNISGRTKLIKFGEEESSFNRILFQTQGTPTLSGSRLRLTAYSSIVLGK
- a CDS encoding DUF3667 domain-containing protein, with the translated sequence MLPETPMETCPNCSVPLNEDFRYCPACGQTTYLHRFNLGHIGHEAFHALTHADKGILHLLKNLTLRPGLVAREYILEGKRKRYFNPFTFLVIVLGLSVFVNSVFKPYERNISPQSPQTETHGTAPTAAELRKERSRNVSHFLDKRANLVAFAAIPLFALAFWLFFRRSGVNYAEHLVANVFFAGYFQLFATVITLVLSLFNRYLSTLNEQQLLFQLIYLPIAYYQFMGLGRWTGYLKSLLATLLALAVWIAFSTSIISLYIGWGR